A stretch of Deltaproteobacteria bacterium DNA encodes these proteins:
- a CDS encoding DUF2065 domain-containing protein — protein sequence MKFMLCVIGMVLIIEGLPYFAFPEKIKDYLLKIQEIPDNTLRILGLLSLSVGLFLVYLGRN from the coding sequence ATGAAATTCATGCTTTGCGTCATCGGGATGGTTCTGATAATAGAAGGACTTCCCTATTTTGCGTTTCCGGAAAAGATCAAGGACTACCTGCTGAAGATCCAGGAAATCCCGGACAACACGCTGAGAATCTTAGGTCTTCTCTCACTTTCGGTGGGGCTCTTTCTGGTCTATCTGGGAAGGAACTGA
- the mazG gene encoding nucleoside triphosphate pyrophosphohydrolase, protein MTDEEVHRVTGDRTDSFEKLRQIIKTLRSPEGCAWDRKQTREDVVKYLLAEVYEVVDAIEEGSAGGLREELGDTLFQILFLAGIAEEAGEFDIYDVINDITAKMIRRHPHVFGNRKVSGIPEIKANWEEIKRGEKPEQEEKRSLLSGIPRSLPPLIMAREVTARASKVGFDWENMQDVLVKVGEELEELRSSVKSNDQEKIAEEVGDIFFSLVNLCRFIDKDPDTLVRASVRKFTERFAYIEKRLAKRDLSPADVSLEEMDYLWECAKKEKEGS, encoded by the coding sequence ATTACGGATGAGGAGGTCCACCGGGTGACAGGAGACAGAACCGATTCTTTCGAAAAGCTCAGACAGATCATAAAGACCCTCAGGTCGCCGGAGGGATGCGCCTGGGACCGGAAGCAGACGAGAGAGGATGTCGTGAAATACCTTCTCGCTGAAGTGTATGAGGTGGTGGACGCCATTGAGGAGGGATCAGCCGGAGGGCTTCGCGAGGAACTGGGTGATACCCTTTTTCAGATCCTTTTTCTGGCCGGTATCGCCGAGGAAGCGGGCGAATTCGACATCTATGACGTCATCAACGACATCACGGCCAAGATGATCCGTCGCCACCCCCACGTGTTCGGGAACCGCAAGGTCAGCGGGATACCGGAAATCAAGGCAAACTGGGAGGAGATCAAGCGGGGCGAAAAGCCGGAACAGGAAGAGAAACGCTCGCTCCTCTCGGGAATACCACGGTCCCTGCCGCCCCTCATCATGGCCCGTGAGGTCACGGCGCGGGCCTCAAAGGTCGGTTTTGACTGGGAAAACATGCAGGACGTACTCGTGAAGGTCGGCGAGGAACTGGAGGAACTCAGGTCCTCCGTGAAAAGCAACGATCAGGAGAAGATCGCCGAAGAAGTGGGCGACATATTCTTTTCCCTGGTAAATCTCTGTCGCTTTATCGACAAAGACCCCGACACCCTCGTCCGCGCCTCGGTGCGGAAATTCACCGAGCGTTTCGCCTATATCGAAAAACGCCTCGCTAAACGGGATCTCTCACCCGCCGATGTCTCACTTGAGGAGATGGATTATCTCTGGGAATGCGCGAAGAAGGAGAAAGAAGGTTCATGA
- a CDS encoding MaoC family dehydratase, producing the protein MAKKQIQDIKVGEVFTASEEVDKYRTIYYAGASGDFNPIHIDPEFGKMVGLGGVILHGLCTFGFMTKTVTDWTGDPGALKRIKCRFARPVHLGDTVTTEGTVTAVEGNTVSLDLKVTNQESVAVLSMATAVVEL; encoded by the coding sequence ATGGCAAAAAAACAGATACAGGACATCAAGGTGGGAGAGGTCTTCACCGCCTCAGAAGAAGTGGATAAATACCGGACCATTTATTACGCGGGGGCTTCCGGGGATTTCAATCCTATTCATATCGACCCGGAATTCGGCAAGATGGTGGGCCTCGGCGGTGTCATTCTTCACGGACTGTGCACCTTCGGTTTCATGACCAAGACCGTTACCGACTGGACCGGTGATCCGGGCGCTCTCAAACGGATCAAGTGCCGGTTCGCGCGACCCGTTCACCTTGGCGATACGGTCACAACGGAGGGAACCGTCACAGCCGTGGAGGGGAACACGGTTTCCCTCGATCTGAAAGTAACCAACCAGGAGAGTGTCGCCGTCCTCAGCATGGCGACGGCTGTCGTGGAACTGTAG
- a CDS encoding MaoC family dehydratase N-terminal domain-containing protein, translated as MAVDVKFIGKEYGPLTYEIGKEKVKEYAKAIKNPDPHYMDDEFGKTTPYGSVIAPPTFSVVYAGMLAEPFFFDPEINLNLFMLVHGEQDFEFFEVVKPGDVITSKGKIVNIENKEKLDVVTLVGESRNQKGNMVCRATFTFVIRK; from the coding sequence ATGGCAGTGGACGTTAAGTTTATCGGGAAGGAGTACGGTCCCCTGACCTATGAGATCGGCAAGGAAAAAGTAAAAGAATACGCCAAGGCCATCAAGAACCCCGATCCGCATTATATGGACGATGAATTCGGGAAAACTACACCCTACGGAAGCGTCATCGCTCCTCCGACCTTTTCGGTGGTATATGCCGGCATGCTGGCGGAACCCTTTTTCTTCGATCCCGAGATCAATCTGAACCTGTTCATGCTCGTGCACGGAGAACAGGATTTCGAATTCTTCGAGGTGGTCAAACCCGGCGATGTCATCACGTCAAAGGGGAAGATCGTCAACATCGAAAACAAGGAAAAGCTTGACGTGGTCACCCTTGTCGGTGAAAGCCGGAACCAGAAGGGAAACATGGTCTGCAGAGCCACCTTCACCTTCGTGATACGGAAATAG